The DNA window GAGGCTGGAGAATCTTGTTCAAATCAAGGACTTATAATTCTTCATTTATCTGGTAAAGAGGATGAAGTAGAACAAATGAAAAATGATATATTAACCTTAGATCATGTTAAGGTTCAGTATATGAAATTAAATTGCTAAAATTATATTAAGGAATGATAAAATGGATATCCCAAATATAAATTCTATTTTTAGACAGAAAATTGAAGAAATTAACTCAAGAGTACCAGTAAAATTTGATGTTAGTTTTGAAAAACAAATGGAAAGTGCTCTTTTAGATTCTTCATCATCAGAGCCAACTAATAATAATTTATCTTCTGATAATTTGACTTCTGCTGAAAACTCTAACATAGATCAACTAATAAGTTATTTTAGAAATCAAAGTATATTAAAGCAAACACTAAATAGTACCAATTTTAATAATCAAAATACTAATAGAATTTCAAAAAGAGATATTGTCAATTTGGCTATTACAAAAGCAAAAGAATATGGTATAAAACCAAGCCTTGCTCTTGCAGTTATTGAGGCAGAATCTAATTTTTCCCAAGATTCAATATCAAGTGCAGGTGCAATAGGTCTTATGCAGCTTATGCCACAAACAGCCCAGGCTTTAAATGTTAATCCATATAATCCTTATGAAAATATTGATGGTGGTATTAGATATCTAAAAGAAAAGCTTGAACAATTTGGTGGAAACATAAACTTAGCTTTAGCTGCTTATAATGCAGGTCCTAATAATGTATATAAATATAATGGAGTTCCACCTTTTCAAGAAACAATAAACTATATAAATAGGGTTCTAAGCATTGCCGAAAAGTATAGCCAATTTGATGAATAGCCTTCCTTGGTAATATTCATACTAAGTATAAAGGGAGGTTAAAAGCCATGATTGGAAATAGAAAATACTATAATCCCAATAAACAGCAAAAATGTAGGCATCATAATCATGTTTGGCCAATGTTAGGTTTATATTGCACTGGGCTAATGAAAGGCTTATTAATTGGAATGCTTGTTGGTAAAAAACTATCGAATAGATAATGTTTCTTAAAGTCCCTTAAATGGGACTTTTTTTGTTGATTTTATAATATCTATGCCTTATACTATCAATTATGATATTTTTGTAATTTATTTTTAGGAGGATTTCATATAAATGAAACTTGGTATAGTTGGTTTACCTAATGTAGGGAAAAGTACATTATTTAATGCAATAACAAAAGCAGGTGCTGAGGCAGCTAATTATCCTTTTTGCACAATTGAACCAAATGTTGGTGTTGTTCCAGTTCCTGATGAAAGATTAGATGTATTAGCTAAGATATATAATCCAGAAAAAATAACCCCTGCTTTTATTGAATTTGTCGATATAGCAGGACTTGTTAGAGGTGCTAGTAAAGGTGAAGGGCTTGGAAATAAGTTTTTGTCTCATATAAGAGAAGTTGATGCTATTGTACATGTTGTTAGATGTTTTGAAGATACTGATATTGTACATGTTGAAGGCTCAATAGATCCAATTAGAGATATAGAAACAATAAATCTTGAGCTTATATTTGCAGATATGGAAAGCTTAGAAAGAAGATTAGATAAAGCAAGAAAGCTATCAAAAAATGATAAAAGAGCTCAAAGAGAGTTGGAAATTCTCGAGGAGATTCAAAAGACCCTTGAATCTGGAAAAATGGCAAGAAGTCTCAAGTTTGAAGATGAAGAGGATATAAAATTTGTTCAATCATTAAATCTTCTTACAACAAAGCCTACAATATATGCTGCAAATATATCTGAAGATGAGATAAATAGCGAAAACAAGTATGTAGCACAAGTAAGAGAGTATGCTTCAAAAGAAGGTTCTGAGGTAGTTGTAATATGTGCAAAGATTGAAGAAGAGATTGCAGCACTTTCTGATGATGAAAAAGAGGAGTTCTTAAAAGAGCTTGGAATTGAAAAATCTGGACTTGATAAACTAATTCAATCAAGTTACTCGCTACTTGGCTTAATATCATACTTAACAGCTGGACCACAAGAGGTACGTGCTTGGACTATTAAAAGAGGAACAAAAGCACCTCAAGCAGCTGGTAAGATACACACCGATTTTGAAAAAGGATTTATAAGAGCCGAAGTGGTTAAATTCGAAACACTTGTCGAATGTGGCGGTTTCAATGAAGCCAAAGAAAAAGGCCTTGTCCGCTCAGAAGGAAAAGACTATGTTATGCAAGACGGTGATGTAGTAATATTCAGATTCAACGTATGACATTTGAGCCAACGAGCCAATGGGGACGGTTCTCCCTGGCTCACTCTTCCCCTACTCATACTCTTGCAAGTCCTATTATAGCTTTTGATTTATCCAATTAAATAATAATTGTTCAAATAAAGGACTGTTCTTTTTGATAAACTGCTTCTTATCATACTTAATATAGGGCAGTTTAGTTCAATATATGGGCAGTCTTTTTTTATACACTGGGAAATATATATTATAAAATAAGTCAATAAAAAAATATTTATTATTGACATATGCCAATAATGAGTTATAATAATTATTAGCATATGCTAATAATTATTATTGTATTGGAGGTGTGTATCATGCCTTATGGATATTGTCATGCTAATGGCTTAGGTAGACATAGTAGAGGTAATTATCAGCAAAGAGGCTTTGGTAGAGGTTTAGGTTTGTGCTTTAATTCATTATCTATCTCTGATGAACCAAGTAACAAAGAATTTTTGTTATTGCAAAAAAAGAATTTAGAGCAAAGGCTTAAAGTTATTGAATTTCTTTTAAATGACAATAAAAATCAAGATAAGTAATTTTTGGGGAAGGATAGTTCCTTCCTTCTTTCATAAAACCAATAATAAAAGTTATCATAGAACATAATTACTCAATGAGGAGTGTTAAATTATGAAAATTGCTGTTATGTTAGAAAAAGATTCTGTTAGCCCACACTTTGGTGGAAGTGCAAGGTTTTGTATTTACACCATTGAAGATGGAAAGGTTGTAAATAAGGAATATTATGACATGCCTGAACATAAGCCAGGACTTTTCCCAAAAACAATCAAACAAGCTGGTGCTGAGGTTGTAATTGCTGGTAGCATGGGGGAAAATGCTAAATATATATTTGATAGTGTAGGGATAAAATATATAATAGGTGTTTTGGGAAAAGCTGATGATGTAGTTCAAGATTATATTAATGGAGCTCTTAAGCCAGATTTAGAATTAGCAAATAAAATACATGCTCATGAAGAAGGAAGTCATCATCATGATCATGAGCATCATCACCATCATGAACATAAACATTAAAAAATCTATTATTTTTACAAATAAAAGCTTGCTTTCACAATTTAATATTTTTTGTGAAGGCAAGCTTTTTCCTTGACTATTATATTATCTCAGATGTAAACTTTTTAATATGATAAATAAATTTAAAAGTGGGGGTTAAAAATGCCAAGACCAACAAGATGTCGCCGTGTAGAACATATGCCTAAATTTAGCCACTTTTCTCCAGAACAAGGAACTGGCCAAGAGGTTATTATAAAAGTAGAAGAATTAGAAGCAATTAGGTTAAAAGATTTAGAAGGATTAATGCATGAAGACTGTGCTAAAAAAATGTTAGTATCTCGTCAAACCTTTCAATTAATATTGGAAGAAGCAAGAAAAAAGATTGCAGACGCCCTAATAAATGGAAAAGATATTAGGGTTTATGGAGGCAATTATGTTTTTGGAGACTGCCAATATATTTGTCATAATTGTCATAAAATATTTGAATCTGACAAAGGTAATCTATGCCCGGAATGTAATTCAAATGATATTTCTTGTTTAAAAGGTAAAGGTAGAGGACATTGCTTTAGAAAAGGTAGATTATGATATATATTTCTTTATGTCCTCTGCCTCTGCTTTAATCCTTCTAATATCCTTATATGAGCTTATCTTAATATTAATTTTTTTACCATCAACCTCGACATCATCTTTTTTTCTTTCCATCTCTACCCTATTAAGATCAACCATTCTAATACCTATTGTTGAAGTCCATTTTAATATGCTATATATGACATCATCTAAATTTGATTTTTTTGCAATTACACCTAATTTAACTGCTGGTCTATTCTTCTTCATAAATATTGGGGTAAAGTAGACATCCAAAGCCCCTGCTTCGAATATCTTTTCCATTGCAATAGATAACTCTTCACCTGTCATATCATCTATGTTAGCAAAAAGTTCAACAACTTTACTATCACAATTTATTGAGTTTTTTTTTCCCCGAAAACTACCCTAATAACATTTGGGGTCTTTAATTCTCTACTTCCTGCACCATATCCTATCTTTTCAATTACCATTAGTGGCATATCACAAAAACCTTCAGCTACAGCTGCTGCTATACCAATTCCTGTAGGGGTAATGAGTTCCATCTCTATATTTCTTATACCTATCGGTAGGTTATTTTGCTTAGCAATCTCTAAAACTGCTGGAGCAGGAATTGGAATTATTCCATGCATTGATTTTGTAAGTCCTTTTCCATCATATAGATTTGAAAATAAAATCTGGTCTGGTTTTATAAAATCTATACAGCTTGCAAAAGAAACAATGTCAACAATAGAATCAACTGCTCCAACCTCATGGAATGCTACATCTTCAATACTTTTACCATGAACTTTTGCCTCTGCACTAGCAATCTTTTCAAATATTTTTATACTAAGATTTTTTATAAAATCATTTAAACTGCTCTCTTCTATCATTTGCCTTATATCTTTAAATGTTCTATGGTGATGATGCCCATTTTCATGTTCATGAGAGTGCTCATTGTCATGGTCATGCTCATGGTGATGTTCATTTTCAATAACAATAAACCTTTTAGCTTTTATACCATTAACCTCTTTTTCTTCTAATTTTAGCTCTACATTTAAATTTAACTTATTAATATCCTCTTTTATTTTTTCAAAATCTACACCACTATCTAATAGTGATGCAACAAGCATATCCCCCGCTGCACCAGAAATACAATCAAAGTATAAAACCTTCATTTAAAAACACTCCCTATTTTCATTTTGAAGCAAGGCTATTTATCATATGTGCTAATACCCCTGCACCAAAACCATTGTCAATATTTACAACAGAAACACCACTTGCACAAGAGTTTAGCATTGTAAGAAGGGCAGAAAGTCCATGAAAATTAGCTCCATATCCAACTGATGTAGGAACAGCAATAACTGGCTTTGATACAAGCCCAGCAACAACAGATGCTAATGCTCCTTCCATCCCGGCAACTGCAATAACTACATTTGCGTTTTGAATATCATCTAAGTGGGCAAATAACCTATGTATCCCAGCAACTCCAACATCATATACCCTTTTTACATTATTACCTAAAAGCTCAGCTGTAACTGCTGCTTCTTCTGAAACCTTCATATCAGAAGTTCCTGCTGCAACCACAGAAATAAAACCGTTATTCATATTTATCTCTTTTTTGTTAACACAAATTATTCTAGCATCCTTATAATATTCAAGTTTTTCAACTTTATCATATAAAAAATTATAAAGCTCATTACTTACCCTTGTACCAATTATATTGTAACTTCCCTTTTCAAGCATTTTATTGATAATACCTAAAACTTGTTCATGAGTTTTACCTTCACAGTAGATAACCTCAGAGATGCCCTGTCTTAACTTTCTATGATGATCTATTTTCGCATAACCTAAATCCTCATAAGGTAGATTCTTTAATTTCTTAATAGCCTCATCAATTGAAATATTGTTGTTTTTTACATCAAAAAGTAGTTTTTCTAAATCCATTTTTAACTCACCTTTCAATTAATTCATACTACCAGTTTTATACCCCGAAAGCTCTAATGCTACAAATTTAAAGCCTAAAGATTTTATCTCATCTGAAATCTCATCCATTAAATTTTCATCAAAAAATATTCTTCTCTCACTTGGAGCTACTTCTATTCTTGCTATTTCACCATGATGTCTTAATCTTAACTGTTTTAACCCATATCTTCTTAGAACCTCTTCAGCTTTATCAATCATTTCTAACTTTGTGTCATTTATTTCTTCACCATATGGTATTCGTGTAACAAGGCAGGCATAAGAAGGTTTATTATACGTAGGAAGGTTAAGATATTTAGATAGAAATCGTATCTCCTCTTTTGTAAGACCTGCCTCCATCAAAGGACTTTTTATTCCTTCTTCTGATAAAGCTCTCATACCAGGTCTATAGTCCTTTGTGTCATCAACATTTGAACCTTCTGCTATGACATTTAAATTATATTTAGCTGCTAACTCTTTTAATTTTGTTAGCAATGTTTTTTTACAGTAATAGCATCTATCTTTATCATTTTTTAGAAAGTCTTTATTGCTGTAAATATCTCTTTCAACAATTAAAAGTTTAACTCCCATATCATTGGATAAATTAATAGCATCTTGAGCTTCAAATTGTGGAATCAATTTTGATTTTGCTAAAACACCAATGCATTTATCTTGAAGAACATCATGGGCTACTTTTAATAAAAAGGTGCTATCAACACCACCAGAAAAGGCAATTAACACGCTTTTATAATTTTTTATAATTTCTTTTAATTTTTCAATTTTCTCAAATGCTAACTTTTCATTTATCATAATTTTTAAACCCCTTATTTAAGTTTTAAATCAACATAAGTAGAATGAATTTCTCCTTTTTCTAAATATATAAAATCATCCTTAAGATATCCTTCATGCTCACCCATCCAAGGTTCAATACACACATATGGGAAGCCTTTTAAACTCCATATTACTAAATTCTTATAACTTGAATCAAAATCCATTTCCAGTTTTACATCATTTGATAGGCTAAACAAAACAGGACTCTTTACATTATAAAAATCAAGATTAATTTCATCTTTAGAAAAATCAAGATATCTATAATCATCTTCTGAGATTTCTCTTTTTAGGAGGTCATCAAATCCTCTTTCACAGTCAAACTGAATTTCAAATTGATCCTTGTTGCATAAAAAATATGGATGAAATCCTGCATAAAATGGAAGTGGCTCCTCAGATCTATTTTCTATATTAAAATGAATACTAAAGGCATCTTCCTTTATTTTATAAACAATAACAATTTTAAACTCATAAGGATACATTTCAAGAGTCTTTTGATTACTGTTTAAACTAAAAATAATGCCTGTTTCTTCAATTGATTCATACAAACCTTCATATCTCCATTGTAAATCTCTTGCAAACCCATGATTTTTCATAATATAGGTGTTGTTTTTAAAACTTATTTTATTATCAATCACTCTTCCACATACAGGGAAAAGGATGGGTATCCCTCCCCTAATGTTTTTACTAAAATCAAATAATGTTTCTTGATTAAGATACAAGATATCTTTACCCATCAAATTAATTTTTGTAACAATGGCACCTCTATCTTTTGCTACTTCGAAAAATGATTTACCTTCTTTACTTTTTACATTATATATTTCAATATTGTTTTCATTTCTAATTGATAAGAAATTCAAAGGATAAACCTCCCTTATTTAGTCAGCATGTAATGAGTAGTTTGGTGCTTCCTTTGTAATATAAATATCATGTGGATGTGATTCTTTTACACCTGCCTGAGTTACCTTTACAAATTGAGCTTTTTCTTGTAACTCTTTTATAGTTTTTGAGCCACAGTAACCCATACCAGCTTTTAATCCACCAATTAATTGGAAAACTGTATCTTCAACAGGTCCTTTGTATGGCACTCTACCTTCTACTCCTTCTGGTACAAGCTTAGCAGCATCTTCTTGGAAGTATCTATCTTTGCTTCCAGCCTTCATTGCTGCAATAGATCCCATTCCTCTATATACCTTAAATCTTCTTCCTTGATAAATTTCACTTTCCCCTGGACTTTCTTCACAACCAGCAAAAAGACTGCCTATCATAATTACATCAGCACCTGCTGCTAATGCTTTTGTGATATCGCCAGAATATCTAATTCCACCATCAGCAATTACAGGAATTCCATATTCTCTTGCAACTTCACTACATTCCATTATTGCTGTAATCTGCGGAACACCAATGCCTGCAACCACTCTTGTTGTACAAATTGAACCAGGCCCAATACCTACTTTTAAACAATCAGCACCAGCATTTATTAAATCGAGAGCTGCTTCTTTTGTGGCAATATTACCAGCAATAACTTGAATATGCGGATATTTTTCTTTAATCTTTCTAACAGTTTCAATAACGCCTCTCGAATGGCCATGAGCCGTATCAACAACAATAACATCTACTTTTGCATTAACCAAAGCTTCTACTCTTTCATCTGTATCTTTTGAAACACCTACAGCTGCAGCACAAAGAAGTCTTCCGTTTTTATCCTTTGCAGCATTTGGATATTTTACTGCTTTTTCTATATCCTTTATAGTAATTAAGCCTTTTAGATTACCATATTCATCTGTAATAGGTAATTTTTCAACTTTGTGTTTTTTGAGTATCTCTTTTGCTTGTTCAAGAGTAGTGCCTTCCTTAGCTGTAATGAGATTTGTTGATGTCATAACATCTTTAATTGGACGTGAATAATCTGTTTCAAATCTAATATCTCTATTAGTAATAATTCCAACAAGTTTTCCATCTAATGTTATTGGCACTCCTGATATTCTGTATTTAGACATAAGTTCCATTGCTTCGTATATTTTATTTTCAGGCGATAGCGAGAAAGGATCGACAATAACACCATGCTCAGATCTTTTTACTTTATCTACTTCACTTGCTTGTGCCTCAATTGTCATATTCTTATGAATAACACCAATACCACCCTCACGTGCAATAGCAATTGCCATCCTTGCCTCAGTAACTGTGTCCATGCCAGCTGACATTAGGGGAATATTTAACTTTATATTTTTTGTTAAGTATGTTGAAACATCAACATCTTTGGGAAGAACATCAGACTTTTGAGGAACTAATAACACATCATCAAAAGTTAAGGCTTCTTTAATTAATTTTTCATTAAAACCCATAATATCAATCTCCTTTTATCTATATACTTGATATGATTTCTTTTGAATAAATTTATTAATTGCATCAGAAATTTCTTTATTTGGCTCAATTAGTACTCTTGATTTTTTGCCATCAATATTTGCAATAATTGCATGAACATTTTCTTTGTTGTTAGAATTTGATGTGCAATCTATTGTTTGAATAATGCTTTTATCATTTTCTTGAGACTTATACATAGAGTCACTAAATGGAATAAAATAGTCAATTTTCCTTATATCAAGTGACACAAGCCTTGTTCTTTTTCTTTGTGCAACAATCTTATCAATATCTAAATAATAATTAGTTACGGCATATTCGTATTCAATGTTAAAATTCCTTGATAGGTAAACGGCTCCCCAGATAGCTAATATAAAAAACAATAGAAACATTGTATTAATAACCGGTATGAAATAAGTAATAAGTCCTACAATTACTCCTAAAAATATAAGCCCAATCTGTTTTAGCTTATCGTTTGTTGATTTTTTCTTTATTACTATTTGTTCATGAAAAACATCATTCATGCCTAATCAACTCCTTATTTTATTCTACCTATATGATTAAAAGGATATATTCTATATAAAACTTTACCTAAAATATCTTGCCTTGGAACATATTTATGATCCCAGAATCTACTATCATGTGAATCGTTTCTGTTATCCCCCATCATAAAATAATGTCCAAGTGGAACATAAAATGGGCCAAATGAACCAATCATAGGCTCCTTTAAATAATTTTCTTTATATTCTTTATCATTAATATACACAACACCATCTTTTATTTCTATCTTATCTCCAGGAAGTCCTATTACTCTTTTTACATATAAAACAGACCTATCATCTGGATATTTAAAAACTACAATATCTCCTCTTTTAATTTCCTCAAGATGTAATGCATAACTTAATTTATAAACAAATAATCTATCATTTAGTTGTATTGTATTTAACATTGAACCAGTAGGAACAATTACTAAAGAAAAAACATAAGTTCTTAAGATAAGTGCAATGATAAGTGCTCCTCCGATCCAAGCTACCCAATCTAAAACTTCTTTAATTATTTTTTTTGAATTTAATGAAATCTTATTGTCCAATATGTTCACACTTCTTTCTGTTAATTTACAAATAGTCAAATTGCCAAAATAACTTAAATAATAGTTTAATGAAAAAAAATATATAAGTCAATAAAATATACTTTGTAGGATGAGAAAAATGTGGGACAGGAAGAACCGTCCCCATTGGCATATTTTGTGCCAGGAAGAACCGTCCCCATTGGTTCACTAATCTTTAAGGGTGACTACTGTTACTCCTTGTTCACCTTCGCCATATGTGCCATCCCTAAAGCTTTTTACAAGTGAATGTCTTTTGAGATAGCTTCTTATTGCTGTACGTAGTGCACCTGTTCCTTTGCCATGGATAATTGTAACTTCTCTTAGACCTCCTATATATGCATCATCTAAATATTTATCTACTGTTAATATTGCATCATCGCTTGTAAAACCTCGTATATCAAGCTGCATTGGAACAGCCTTTTTATTTATTTCTGTTTTTTTCCTTGTTTGAATTGCTTTCGGAACTTTTTCTTCTTCAAAAATCTCTCCAATATCCTCTATATTTACTGTAACCTTCAAAATACCTGCTCTAACTAAAAGATTACCTTTTGAATCTGGCAATGATTCAACAATAGCATTAGTATCTAAAGTTCTAACATAAACTTCTTGTCCTAATTTAACATTGCTAAGTTTTTTTAGTTCAACCTTTGGCAACATGAAGCTATCTTCAAATTGCTGTGTAATCATTTGAAATTTTTTACTGTGTTCTTCAAGTTCTTTTATTGATTCCTTTTCCTTTAAAACCTCAGCTTTTTTCTTTAGTGCCTTTAAAAGCTCATCAATTTCATACTTTACTTTATTTACATACTCTTTGGCATCTTCATGTGCCTTCTTCCTTACTCTCTCCTTTTCTTTTTCAATTTTCTCTTTCTCCTGTTCTAATAGTTGTTTATACAAATTAATCTCGTTTTTAAGGCTCTCAACCTCCTGCATCCTTTGTTCTGCAATTTGTCTTTTTTGTTCCATATCATTAATAATACTTTCAAGTTCCATTGTTTGAACTGACATATATGACTTAGCCTTACTTACTATTTCATCGTTTAGCCCAAGGTTTGATGCAATTGTTATTGCATTTGATCTACCTGGAACTCCTATCATAAGCCTATATGTTGGTTTAAGTGTTTGAACATCAAATTCGCATGAGGCATTTTCGAATCCATACATCTCTTGAGCAAAAATTTTTAGTTCTCCATAATGGGTTGTAGCAATAATCTTTGCACCATTATTATATAGATATTCTAAAATAGCCTTCCCTAAGCTTGAACCTTCTTCTGGATCTGTCCCAGCACCAATTTCATCAATCAAAACAAGTGTTTTATCATTACAATTATTTGTAATATCAATTATATTTTTCATGTGTGATGAAAAAGTGCTTAGGCTTTGTGATATGCTTTGTTCGTCTCCAATATCAGCAAAGATATTTTCAAATACAGAAACCAATGACCCTTCTTGGCAAGGAACAAAAAGGGCACACTGTGCCATAATAGTCAATAGCCCCACTGTTTTTAGTGTTACAGTTTTACCACCAGTGTTTGGGCCTGTGATAATAAGTGCATCAAATCTTATTCCAAGCTCAATATCGTTTGATACAACCTTATCTAATGGAATAAGTGGATGCCTTGCTTTTTTTAATATAATTTGGCCATTTTCATTTAATTGTGGTTTTGTTGCTTTAATATTTAATGCATATTTCGCTTTAGCAAAGTTTACATCTAACTCTATCAATGCATTGTATGTTACTTTAATATCGTTACTATAAAGTGAAATCTGCTTTGATAATTCTTCAAGTATCCTTTCAATCTCTTCTCTTTCTTCCGACAGGAGAACCCTTATTTGATTATTTAACTCAACAGATGCCATTGGCTCAATAAATAAAGTAGAACCTGTTGCTGATTGATCATGAATAATGCCCTTTATTTCGGACCTATATTCAGCCTTAACTGGTATCACAAATCTATCCCCACGAATTGTAACAATTGCTTCTTGAAGATATTTTGAATACCTTGGATTTCTTATTAACTCATTTAATTCGTCCCTGATTTTTGCTTGAAGTCTTCTAATTTTTGTTCTTATTTGATAAAGCATTTCAGATGCATCATCAGCAATTTCATCGGGACTTAAAAAAGTTTTATCAATTTTCTTCATTAGATCAGCAGGAATAATTAACCTTTCTTTCATTGACTTTAAATAAGCAAAATTTTCATCTTTATTGAAATATCCCTTTAAATTATAGCCTGCTCTTAAAACCCTATTTATCTGAATTATCTCATAAGGAGATAGAGTTGAGCCAATCTCTACCTTCTTTATGAACATATCAATAAAAGTAAATTCCATATTAGGAGGATAGCCATATTTTTGAATGTAAACTAAAGCTTCATCAACCTTCTCCAACTCTTTTCGAATTATATCAATTTCTGTATAAGGGCAAATATTTGATATATAATCTTTTGCAGGTTCTGAATTTGCGTATTCTTTTAAAATAGCAATTATTCTATCAAATTCAAGTATCTTAAACGTTTTCTGGTTCAAAAAAATTCCCCTCTTTTATTTTTTTGCACAATAATTATTATAACATACAATTTTTATCTATTACTTGTTATTTTTTATTCACTTTGGGTAAAAATATAATAGTTAAGTTTAAAATTTAGGAGGTACATTTGATGAAGGATTTGAAAGGAACTAAAACAGAGGCTAATCTACTTGCCGCCTTTGCTGGTGAATCACAAGCAAGAAATAAATACACATATTTTGCAAGCCAAGCAAGAAAAGAAGGATACGAACAAATAGCTGCACTTTTTGAAGAAACAGCTGACAATGAAAAGGAACATGCTAAGCTATTTTTTAAATTCTTAAATGGCATTAAAAATACAGAAGAAAACTTAAAAGCTGCTGCCGAAGGTGAACATTATGAATGGAGCGAGATGTATAAAGAATTTGCTAAAGTAGCTCGCGAAGAAGGTTTTGAAGAAATTGCAATAGCCTTTGAATTTGTGGCAAAGGTAGAAGAAAAACATGAGGAAAGATACAATAAATTAATATCAAATGTCCAAAACAATAAGGTATTCTCAAAAGATGAAAAAGTGGCTTGGAAATGTAGAAACTGCGGCTATATCCACTATGGCAATGAAGCTCCAAAGATTTGCCCAACATGCAAACATCCTCAATCATTCTTTGAACTAAGAGCTGAAAACTATTAAAAATAAAGAGGCTGGTTTTTTAATCGCAGCCTCTTTTTGTTTTATCCTCTTATTTGTCCATTTCCATATATTATATATTTTATTGTTGTAAGCTCTTTTAACCCCATAGGCCCCCGTGCATGAAGCTTTTGCGTTGAAATACCTATTTCTGCACCAAAACCAAATTCAAATCCATCTGTAAATCTTGTTGAAGCATTAACATATACTGCCGCAGCGTCAATTAAATCTAAAAATTTCTGTGCATTGAAATAATCAGATGTTACAATAGCTTCTGAGTGTTTTGTGCCATATCTATTTATATGTTCTATTGCCTCATCAACTGAAGATACAACTTTTATACCAATAATTAAATCAAGATATTCTGTTCCCCAGTCCTCATCTTTTGCCTCTTTTATTTCAATATTATTATTTTTCAAAATATCAAATGTTTTAGAACAGCCTCTTATTTCAACACCTTTTTCAATTAGTAATTTTGCTATTTCAGGCAAAAATTTATGAGCTATTTCTTCATGGACAATTAATTTTTCTGCTGCATTGCAAACACCTGGTCTTTGCGTTTTTGC is part of the Caldicellulosiruptoraceae bacterium PP1 genome and encodes:
- the lepB gene encoding signal peptidase I, with the protein product MDNKISLNSKKIIKEVLDWVAWIGGALIIALILRTYVFSLVIVPTGSMLNTIQLNDRLFVYKLSYALHLEEIKRGDIVVFKYPDDRSVLYVKRVIGLPGDKIEIKDGVVYINDKEYKENYLKEPMIGSFGPFYVPLGHYFMMGDNRNDSHDSRFWDHKYVPRQDILGKVLYRIYPFNHIGRIK
- a CDS encoding aldose epimerase; protein product: MNFLSIRNENNIEIYNVKSKEGKSFFEVAKDRGAIVTKINLMGKDILYLNQETLFDFSKNIRGGIPILFPVCGRVIDNKISFKNNTYIMKNHGFARDLQWRYEGLYESIEETGIIFSLNSNQKTLEMYPYEFKIVIVYKIKEDAFSIHFNIENRSEEPLPFYAGFHPYFLCNKDQFEIQFDCERGFDDLLKREISEDDYRYLDFSKDEINLDFYNVKSPVLFSLSNDVKLEMDFDSSYKNLVIWSLKGFPYVCIEPWMGEHEGYLKDDFIYLEKGEIHSTYVDLKLK
- the guaB gene encoding IMP dehydrogenase; the protein is MGFNEKLIKEALTFDDVLLVPQKSDVLPKDVDVSTYLTKNIKLNIPLMSAGMDTVTEARMAIAIAREGGIGVIHKNMTIEAQASEVDKVKRSEHGVIVDPFSLSPENKIYEAMELMSKYRISGVPITLDGKLVGIITNRDIRFETDYSRPIKDVMTSTNLITAKEGTTLEQAKEILKKHKVEKLPITDEYGNLKGLITIKDIEKAVKYPNAAKDKNGRLLCAAAVGVSKDTDERVEALVNAKVDVIVVDTAHGHSRGVIETVRKIKEKYPHIQVIAGNIATKEAALDLINAGADCLKVGIGPGSICTTRVVAGIGVPQITAIMECSEVAREYGIPVIADGGIRYSGDITKALAAGADVIMIGSLFAGCEESPGESEIYQGRRFKVYRGMGSIAAMKAGSKDRYFQEDAAKLVPEGVEGRVPYKGPVEDTVFQLIGGLKAGMGYCGSKTIKELQEKAQFVKVTQAGVKESHPHDIYITKEAPNYSLHAD
- a CDS encoding DUF6106 family protein → MNDVFHEQIVIKKKSTNDKLKQIGLIFLGVIVGLITYFIPVINTMFLLFFILAIWGAVYLSRNFNIEYEYAVTNYYLDIDKIVAQRKRTRLVSLDIRKIDYFIPFSDSMYKSQENDKSIIQTIDCTSNSNNKENVHAIIANIDGKKSRVLIEPNKEISDAINKFIQKKSYQVYR
- the larE gene encoding ATP-dependent sacrificial sulfur transferase LarE is translated as MINEKLAFEKIEKLKEIIKNYKSVLIAFSGGVDSTFLLKVAHDVLQDKCIGVLAKSKLIPQFEAQDAINLSNDMGVKLLIVERDIYSNKDFLKNDKDRCYYCKKTLLTKLKELAAKYNLNVIAEGSNVDDTKDYRPGMRALSEEGIKSPLMEAGLTKEEIRFLSKYLNLPTYNKPSYACLVTRIPYGEEINDTKLEMIDKAEEVLRRYGLKQLRLRHHGEIARIEVAPSERRIFFDENLMDEISDEIKSLGFKFVALELSGYKTGSMN